Proteins encoded together in one Gemmatimonadota bacterium DH-78 window:
- a CDS encoding choice-of-anchor B family protein — MIHRLPSLVRTFAVAAAGLGAVAATADGARAQQLYDFGSAFGRAAAVSGDQLLVAQPQNVVREGRVYAYAPSGAGWTEQQVLTAPNGHRSDWFGRALAADADGLAVGAPRTNDGAGAVVFFRPGANGWQAAHTYTPDGPATAVGSAIALAGGTAAWTEQEDGREQVRVMQWSVGAPTVEATLSGRPGDTRYGAALVALAPDLLAVCGADSEGNAVIDLHRRGADGLWTEAARESTGVTLSLTGGLLSQDAYTECGLQAGEGYLALGLPVAPGGGAVRVYRLTDADGLELDAELSPPEGAAGRFGTSVAIAAGPTLWAGAPVSRGQLGTVVRFARGATGWDAGTAVQGPGTDFMPVFGLALAAAGDAAVVGAPGDDYGAGIAVAFQRSGSDWAERGVLAGEVEGYEAVDGEEVDCSEGSAALFGCDQVDLVALLPVEQMGASRGAMVNDVWGWTDPETNREYAVVGRSEGTSFVDVTNPASPIYLGQLPKTEGSRGNAWRDVKVLRDHALIVADNAGAHGMQVFDMTRLRDVDPADPPTFEADALYTEIGSSHNLAVNEETGFAYTMANSGGGQGCASLHIVDLRDPKNPAFAGCYNDLTVGLGAAGQTHDAQCVLYHGPDENYQGREICFAYSESAVSVGDVTDKANPEVIGKAVMPNTAYIHQGWLTEDHRYIYVNDELDEMNGLTDATRTMIWDVQDLTDPVLAGVYLADNNATDHNLYVAGNLMYQSNYAAGLRVIDVSDPENPVEVAWFDTAPYADEVPGFFDGSWSNYPFFSSGNILVTSHKQGLFILRRRVPIS; from the coding sequence ATGATCCATCGCCTGCCCTCTCTCGTCCGCACCTTCGCCGTCGCGGCGGCCGGCCTCGGCGCCGTGGCTGCGACCGCCGACGGGGCCCGCGCGCAGCAGCTCTACGACTTCGGCTCGGCCTTCGGGCGCGCCGCCGCCGTCTCGGGCGATCAGCTGCTCGTGGCGCAGCCGCAGAACGTGGTGCGCGAAGGACGGGTGTACGCCTACGCGCCCTCCGGCGCGGGGTGGACGGAGCAGCAGGTGCTCACCGCCCCGAACGGACATCGCTCCGACTGGTTCGGCCGGGCGCTGGCCGCCGACGCCGACGGCCTCGCGGTCGGTGCTCCCCGCACGAACGACGGTGCCGGCGCGGTGGTGTTCTTCCGGCCGGGCGCGAACGGATGGCAGGCCGCCCACACCTACACCCCCGACGGGCCGGCCACCGCCGTCGGGTCGGCGATCGCCCTGGCGGGTGGCACGGCGGCCTGGACCGAGCAGGAAGACGGGCGGGAGCAGGTGCGCGTGATGCAGTGGAGCGTCGGAGCGCCCACCGTGGAGGCCACCCTCTCGGGCCGGCCCGGCGACACCCGCTACGGCGCCGCGCTCGTCGCGCTGGCCCCCGATCTCCTGGCCGTCTGCGGAGCCGATTCCGAGGGCAACGCGGTGATCGACCTCCACCGGCGGGGCGCCGACGGACTCTGGACGGAGGCCGCCCGCGAGTCGACCGGCGTGACGCTGTCGCTCACCGGCGGACTGCTCTCGCAGGACGCCTACACGGAGTGCGGACTCCAGGCGGGCGAGGGCTACCTCGCGCTGGGACTCCCGGTCGCCCCCGGCGGCGGTGCGGTGCGGGTCTACCGCCTGACCGATGCGGACGGCCTCGAGCTCGACGCCGAACTCTCCCCGCCTGAGGGCGCCGCCGGCCGCTTCGGCACCTCGGTGGCGATCGCCGCCGGCCCCACCCTCTGGGCCGGAGCCCCGGTCTCGCGCGGCCAGCTCGGTACGGTGGTGCGCTTCGCCCGCGGGGCCACGGGCTGGGATGCCGGCACGGCGGTGCAGGGCCCCGGCACGGATTTCATGCCGGTGTTCGGGCTGGCGCTCGCGGCCGCCGGTGACGCCGCGGTGGTGGGCGCACCGGGCGACGACTACGGCGCCGGAATCGCGGTGGCCTTCCAGCGCAGCGGGTCCGACTGGGCCGAGCGCGGGGTGCTGGCCGGTGAGGTCGAGGGGTACGAGGCGGTCGACGGCGAAGAGGTGGATTGCAGCGAGGGATCGGCCGCTCTCTTCGGATGCGACCAGGTGGACCTGGTAGCCCTCCTCCCGGTGGAGCAGATGGGCGCCTCGCGCGGCGCCATGGTGAACGACGTCTGGGGATGGACCGACCCCGAAACGAACCGCGAGTACGCCGTGGTCGGCCGGTCCGAGGGCACCTCGTTCGTCGACGTCACCAACCCGGCCAGCCCGATCTACCTCGGGCAGCTGCCGAAGACGGAGGGCAGCCGGGGCAACGCCTGGCGCGACGTGAAGGTGCTGCGCGACCACGCCCTGATCGTGGCCGACAACGCCGGCGCACACGGCATGCAGGTGTTCGACATGACCCGCCTGCGCGACGTGGACCCGGCCGACCCGCCCACCTTCGAAGCCGACGCCCTCTACACCGAGATCGGCAGCTCCCACAACCTGGCGGTGAACGAAGAGACCGGGTTCGCCTACACCATGGCCAACTCGGGCGGCGGGCAGGGCTGCGCCTCGCTCCATATCGTCGACCTGCGCGACCCGAAGAACCCGGCCTTCGCCGGCTGCTACAACGATCTCACCGTGGGCCTCGGTGCCGCCGGCCAGACGCACGACGCGCAGTGCGTGCTCTACCACGGCCCCGACGAGAACTACCAGGGGCGCGAGATCTGCTTCGCCTACTCGGAGTCGGCCGTCAGCGTCGGCGACGTGACCGACAAGGCGAATCCGGAGGTGATCGGCAAGGCGGTGATGCCCAACACCGCCTACATCCACCAGGGCTGGCTCACCGAAGACCACCGCTACATCTACGTGAACGACGAGCTCGACGAGATGAACGGGCTCACCGACGCCACCCGCACCATGATCTGGGACGTCCAGGACCTCACCGATCCGGTGCTCGCCGGCGTCTACCTGGCCGACAACAACGCCACCGACCACAACCTCTACGTGGCCGGCAACCTGATGTACCAGTCGAACTACGCTGCGGGACTCCGTGTGATCGACGTCTCCGATCCGGAGAATCCCGTCGAGGTCGCCTGGTTCGACACGGCCCCGTACGCCGACGAGGTGCCCGGGTTCTTCGACGGCTCCTGGAGCAACTACCCCTTCTTCTCGAGCGGCAACATCCTCGTCACCAGCCACAAGCAGGGGCTGTTCATCCTGCGCCGGCGGGTGCCGATCAGCTGA
- the gyrA gene encoding DNA gyrase subunit A yields the protein MATTQKRERILNRPIVEEMKESFLDYSMSVIVARALPDVRDGLKPVHRRILYAMHELSLNPDRPYKKSATVVGDVLGKYHPHGDSAVYDAMVRMVQDFSLRYPLVDGQGNFGSIDGDSAAAYRYTEARLESLATELLENIGQDTVDFVDNFDGQRQEPRVLPGRIPNLLVNGSSGIAVGMSTNIPPHNLREVAAGIRQLAVDPDCTVDDLMRHVKGPDFPTGAFIVGDEGIADMYRTGRGRIVMRARIVKEALRGGKQQLVVMEVPYGVTKSKIVDQIVALSRKGQIDEVSDVRDESDRDGIRLVIELKRGAVVESVLKRLYKKTYLQATFGAIMLALDHGQPKEFDLKQILEKYRDHRIEVVVRRSRHLLEKAEAERHIVEGLLIALDHIDEVVRIIRASMNRAEASERLQDRFGLSEIQAGAILDMRLAKLTQLEGSDLKNKLEELKVTIADLRDILDNDERQLDVVLEELAEVVEKYGDERRTKILRDAEEDVAEVREEMADEDVVVTVSHEGFVKRMPMHLYRRRVSSGKALAGMEKYEDDYIERLFVARTQGWILAFTEGGMCHFLPVLDLPESGRSSRGQSLYSLLPAADREDRIVAMVPVSDLEDADEERVLIFLSEGGQVKRTALSEFSNARSTGLIAAGVKDGDRIIEVALSDDTAEVMLFSQAGRAIRFAETDAPVQGRTAQGVKGIGLDKGDRVVGVLILRRDAGVLTVSDDGFGKRTPAAEFPLQKRGGLGTLFVPSSGKVAPVVAALEVSVDDSVMLVTAGGRTLSVAVDSVPVQGRRTQGKRLVKVPAGDRVVEVTRTAGGKPESEVGTAEADGGESGEGGEGAVAAAEAPGSAEAGSAAAGGAGGDATSAAGDGGDAAGAATLDHDDEGGAAEVESPKPVNPSSDHGDSQLDLLGG from the coding sequence TTGGCCACGACTCAGAAACGCGAACGCATTCTGAATCGGCCCATCGTCGAGGAGATGAAGGAGTCGTTCCTCGACTACTCGATGAGCGTGATCGTGGCCCGGGCGCTGCCGGATGTGCGCGACGGCCTCAAGCCGGTGCATCGGCGCATTCTCTACGCCATGCACGAGCTCAGCCTCAACCCCGACCGCCCCTACAAGAAGTCGGCGACGGTGGTGGGAGACGTGCTGGGCAAGTACCACCCGCACGGCGACAGCGCGGTGTACGACGCGATGGTCCGGATGGTGCAGGACTTCTCGCTGCGCTATCCGCTGGTGGACGGGCAGGGCAACTTCGGATCGATCGACGGGGACTCCGCGGCCGCCTACCGCTACACCGAGGCGCGACTGGAGTCGCTGGCCACGGAACTGCTCGAGAACATCGGCCAGGACACGGTCGATTTCGTCGACAACTTCGACGGCCAGCGGCAGGAGCCGCGGGTGCTCCCCGGCCGCATCCCGAACCTGCTGGTGAACGGGTCGAGCGGGATCGCGGTGGGCATGAGCACGAACATCCCGCCGCACAATCTGCGCGAGGTGGCGGCCGGGATCCGTCAGCTCGCCGTCGACCCCGACTGCACCGTCGACGACCTGATGCGCCACGTGAAGGGCCCCGACTTTCCGACCGGGGCCTTCATCGTGGGCGACGAGGGCATCGCCGACATGTACCGCACCGGTCGCGGGCGCATCGTCATGCGGGCGCGCATCGTGAAGGAGGCCCTCCGCGGCGGCAAGCAGCAGCTCGTGGTGATGGAGGTTCCCTACGGCGTCACGAAGTCCAAGATCGTCGACCAGATCGTCGCGCTCTCCCGGAAGGGGCAGATCGACGAGGTGAGCGACGTGCGCGACGAGTCGGATCGCGACGGCATCCGCCTCGTGATCGAGCTCAAGCGCGGCGCGGTGGTGGAGAGCGTGCTCAAGCGCCTCTACAAGAAGACGTATCTGCAGGCCACCTTCGGCGCGATCATGCTGGCGCTCGATCACGGGCAGCCGAAGGAGTTCGATCTCAAGCAGATCCTCGAGAAGTACCGCGACCACCGCATCGAGGTGGTGGTGCGCCGGAGCCGCCACCTTCTCGAGAAGGCGGAGGCGGAGCGGCACATCGTCGAGGGACTCCTGATCGCCCTCGACCACATCGACGAGGTGGTGCGCATCATCCGCGCGTCGATGAACCGCGCCGAGGCCAGCGAGCGGCTGCAGGATCGCTTCGGATTGAGCGAGATCCAGGCGGGCGCCATTCTCGACATGCGCCTGGCCAAGCTCACCCAGCTCGAGGGCAGCGACCTCAAGAACAAGCTCGAGGAGCTCAAGGTCACCATCGCCGATCTCCGCGACATTCTCGACAACGACGAGCGCCAGCTCGACGTGGTGCTCGAGGAGCTGGCCGAGGTGGTGGAGAAGTACGGCGACGAGCGGCGCACGAAGATCCTGCGCGACGCCGAGGAAGACGTGGCCGAGGTGCGCGAGGAGATGGCCGACGAGGACGTGGTCGTGACCGTCAGCCACGAGGGCTTCGTGAAGCGCATGCCGATGCACCTCTACCGGCGGCGCGTGTCGTCGGGCAAGGCGCTCGCCGGCATGGAGAAGTACGAGGACGACTACATCGAACGGCTCTTCGTGGCCCGCACCCAGGGGTGGATCCTCGCCTTCACCGAGGGCGGCATGTGCCACTTCCTGCCCGTGCTCGACCTGCCCGAGAGCGGCCGGTCGAGTCGGGGGCAGTCGCTCTACTCGCTGTTGCCGGCCGCGGACCGCGAGGACCGCATCGTCGCCATGGTCCCCGTGTCCGACCTCGAGGATGCGGACGAGGAGCGGGTGCTGATCTTCCTGAGCGAGGGCGGGCAGGTGAAGCGCACCGCGCTCAGCGAGTTCTCGAATGCGCGCAGCACCGGGCTCATCGCCGCCGGTGTGAAGGACGGCGACCGGATCATCGAGGTGGCGCTCAGCGACGACACCGCCGAGGTGATGCTGTTCAGTCAGGCGGGCCGGGCGATCCGCTTCGCCGAGACCGACGCTCCGGTCCAGGGCCGCACCGCGCAGGGGGTGAAGGGCATCGGTCTCGACAAGGGCGACCGCGTGGTCGGCGTGCTGATCCTGCGGCGCGATGCCGGCGTGCTCACCGTGAGCGACGACGGCTTCGGCAAGCGCACCCCGGCGGCCGAGTTCCCGCTGCAGAAGCGGGGCGGGCTCGGCACCCTCTTCGTGCCCTCGTCGGGCAAGGTGGCGCCGGTGGTGGCCGCGCTCGAGGTGTCGGTCGACGACTCGGTCATGCTCGTGACCGCCGGCGGACGCACCCTGTCGGTGGCGGTGGACTCCGTGCCGGTTCAGGGCCGACGCACGCAGGGCAAGCGCCTGGTGAAGGTGCCCGCCGGCGACCGGGTGGTGGAGGTCACGCGCACGGCGGGGGGCAAGCCGGAGAGCGAGGTGGGCACGGCCGAGGCGGACGGCGGCGAGAGTGGCGAGGGCGGCGAGGGCGCAGTCGCCGCCGCCGAGGCTCCCGGAAGTGCCGAGGCAGGTTCCGCCGCCGCCGGGGGTGCGGGCGGCGATGCGACGAGCGCGGCGGGTGATGGAGGGGATGCAGCGGGGGCCGCCACGCTGGACCACGACGACGAGGGTGGGGCCGCCGAGGTGGAGTCCCCGAAACCTGTGAATCCGAGTTCCGACCACGGCGACAGCCAGTTGGATCTGCTGGGAGGGTAG